One region of Skermanella mucosa genomic DNA includes:
- a CDS encoding histidine phosphatase family protein, with protein MLLIRHGQSEFNAAFAVQRVDPGLIDPGLTETGRAQALATAAQLSDRGLKRLLASPYTRALQTASIIAEVLELPIEVQPILGEHAHFMCDIGTPRSELEKQWPYLAFDHVPEIWWPDQEENEDGVMMRAAEFRAIAAGMKDQRHVGVVSHWGFIRALTGEEVTNCAIVEFDPRGAPRPGLPGAAS; from the coding sequence ATGCTTCTGATCCGACACGGACAGTCCGAATTCAACGCCGCCTTCGCGGTCCAGCGGGTCGATCCCGGACTGATCGACCCCGGCCTGACCGAGACCGGCCGCGCCCAGGCGCTGGCCACCGCGGCCCAGCTGTCCGACCGGGGGCTCAAGCGCCTGCTGGCGAGCCCCTACACCCGGGCGCTCCAGACCGCCTCGATCATCGCCGAGGTGCTGGAGCTGCCGATCGAGGTCCAGCCCATCCTGGGCGAGCACGCCCATTTCATGTGCGACATCGGGACGCCTCGCTCCGAACTGGAGAAGCAGTGGCCATACCTGGCGTTCGACCACGTGCCGGAGATCTGGTGGCCCGACCAGGAGGAGAACGAGGACGGCGTGATGATGCGCGCGGCCGAATTCCGCGCCATCGCCGCCGGGATGAAAGACCAGCGGCACGTCGGCGTCGTCAGCCATTGGGGCTTCATCCGCGCCCTCACGGGGGAGGAGGTGACGAACTGCGCCATCGTGGAGTTCGACCCCCGCGGGGCGCCGCGTCCGGGCCTCCCCGGGGCCGCGTCCTGA
- the rho gene encoding transcription termination factor Rho, translating to MNLQELKCKTPAELLAFAEELQIENASTLRKQDMMFAILKQLADNEVPIFGDGVLEILQDGFGFLRSPESNYLPGPDDIYVSPSQVRRFGLRTGDTVEGQIRAPKDGERYFALLKVNTINFDSPDKVRHRINFDNLTPLYPEERLNMEIEDPTKKNFTGRIIDLVVPLGKGQRALVVAPPRTGKTVMLQNIAHSIAQNHPEVYLIVLLIDERPEEVTDMARSVRGEVVSSTFDEPAARHVQVAEMVIEKAKRLVEHKRDVVILLDSITRLARAYNTVVPSSGKVLTGGVDANALQRPKRFFGAARNIEEGGSLTIIATALIDTGSRMDEVIFEEFKGTGNSEIILDRKISDKRTFPAIDITKSGTRKEELLVDKATISKMWVLRRILMPMGVTDSVDFLLDKLKHTKSNSEFFDSMNQ from the coding sequence ATGAACCTCCAAGAGTTGAAATGTAAGACGCCTGCCGAGTTACTGGCGTTCGCCGAAGAATTACAGATCGAGAACGCCAGCACCTTGCGCAAGCAAGACATGATGTTCGCCATCCTGAAGCAGCTCGCCGACAACGAGGTACCGATCTTCGGGGACGGCGTGCTGGAGATCCTCCAGGACGGCTTCGGATTCCTGCGCTCGCCGGAGTCCAACTACTTGCCTGGTCCGGACGACATCTATGTCAGCCCGAGCCAGGTGCGCCGCTTCGGCCTGCGCACCGGCGACACCGTCGAGGGACAGATCCGGGCGCCGAAGGACGGGGAGCGCTATTTCGCGCTGCTCAAGGTCAACACGATCAATTTCGACAGCCCGGACAAGGTCCGGCACCGGATCAACTTCGACAACCTGACCCCGCTCTACCCGGAAGAGCGGCTGAACATGGAAATCGAGGATCCGACCAAGAAGAACTTCACCGGCCGGATCATCGACCTGGTCGTCCCGCTGGGCAAGGGCCAGCGCGCGCTGGTGGTGGCGCCGCCTCGCACCGGCAAGACGGTGATGCTCCAGAACATCGCCCATTCGATCGCCCAGAATCATCCCGAAGTCTACCTGATCGTCCTGCTGATCGACGAGCGGCCGGAGGAAGTGACCGACATGGCGCGCAGCGTGCGCGGCGAGGTCGTCAGCTCCACCTTCGACGAGCCGGCGGCCCGCCACGTCCAGGTCGCCGAGATGGTGATCGAGAAGGCCAAGCGGCTGGTCGAGCACAAGCGCGACGTGGTGATCCTTCTGGACAGCATCACCCGCCTGGCGCGCGCCTACAACACGGTCGTCCCCAGCTCCGGCAAGGTGCTGACCGGCGGCGTCGACGCCAACGCCCTGCAGCGCCCGAAGCGCTTCTTCGGCGCCGCCCGAAACATCGAGGAAGGCGGCTCGCTGACCATCATCGCGACCGCGCTGATCGATACCGGGTCGCGCATGGACGAGGTGATCTTCGAGGAGTTCAAGGGCACCGGCAATTCCGAGATCATCCTGGACCGCAAGATCAGCGACAAGCGCACCTTCCCGGCGATCGACATCACCAAGTCGGGCACCCGGAAGGAAGAGCTGCTGGTCGACAAGGCGACGATTTCCAAGATGTGGGTGCTGCGCCGCATCCTGATGCCCATGGGCGTCACGGACTCGGTCGACTTCCTGCTGGACAAGCTGAAGCACACCAAGAGCAATTCCGAGTTCTTCGACTCGATGAACCAGTAG
- a CDS encoding LutB/LldF family L-lactate oxidation iron-sulfur protein — protein MQSTSHAFKDNAHGALADERLQKALGKMKVGFQDKRTRAVGRLPEFDRLRDQSRDIKNHVLDHLDLYLERFEDKVTANGGHVHWCRTPGEARDAILRICRSVDAKVVTKGKSMIAEEIELNDHLEKNGLEPVETDLGEYIIQLRKEAPSHIIAPAVHLNKEDVAATFMKTHAGLDPNRSLEEPRALVNEAREMLRQKFLAADVGITGANFLIAETGSTVIVTNEGNGDLTQTLPKVHIVLASLEKIVPTLEDASTILRVLARSATGQEFSSYTTFSTGPRRPEDLDGPEQFHVVLLDNGRTGMLGTEFQDMLRCIRCGACMNHCPVYGAVGGHAYGWVYPGPMGSVLTPSLIGVQEAGHLPNASTFCGKCESVCPMRIPLPRMMRHWREREYQNKMAPQAYRYGLGLWAWFAKRPKLYRLGANMMMGALGTLGRRKGRFRSLPLARGWTDWRDMPAPEGKTFQQLWAQRQARQGQQGQASGRKAA, from the coding sequence ATGCAGAGCACGAGTCACGCCTTCAAGGACAATGCCCACGGCGCACTGGCGGACGAACGCCTCCAGAAGGCGCTGGGCAAGATGAAGGTCGGGTTCCAGGACAAGCGGACGCGGGCGGTCGGCCGCCTGCCGGAGTTCGACCGGCTGCGCGACCAGTCGCGCGACATCAAGAACCATGTGCTCGACCATCTCGACCTCTATCTCGAACGGTTCGAGGACAAGGTCACGGCCAATGGCGGCCACGTCCACTGGTGCCGCACGCCGGGCGAGGCGCGCGACGCGATCCTGCGGATCTGCCGCTCGGTCGATGCCAAGGTCGTGACCAAGGGCAAGTCGATGATCGCGGAGGAGATCGAGCTCAACGACCATCTGGAGAAGAACGGCCTGGAGCCGGTCGAGACCGACCTGGGCGAGTACATCATCCAGCTCCGCAAGGAAGCGCCCAGCCATATCATCGCGCCGGCCGTCCACCTGAACAAGGAGGACGTGGCCGCGACCTTCATGAAGACCCACGCGGGCCTGGACCCGAATCGCTCCCTGGAGGAGCCGCGGGCGCTGGTCAACGAGGCGCGCGAGATGCTGCGCCAGAAGTTCCTGGCGGCCGACGTCGGCATCACCGGGGCCAACTTCCTGATCGCCGAGACCGGCTCCACCGTGATCGTGACCAACGAGGGCAACGGCGACCTGACGCAGACGCTGCCCAAGGTGCATATCGTGCTGGCCAGCCTGGAGAAGATCGTCCCGACGCTGGAGGATGCATCGACCATCCTGCGCGTCCTGGCCCGCTCGGCGACCGGCCAGGAGTTCTCCTCCTACACGACCTTCTCGACCGGGCCGCGTCGGCCGGAAGACCTGGACGGGCCGGAGCAGTTCCACGTGGTGCTGCTGGACAACGGCCGCACGGGCATGCTGGGCACCGAGTTCCAGGACATGCTCCGCTGCATCCGCTGCGGCGCCTGCATGAACCACTGCCCCGTCTATGGCGCCGTGGGAGGCCATGCCTATGGCTGGGTCTATCCCGGGCCGATGGGGTCGGTCCTGACGCCCAGCCTGATCGGCGTGCAGGAGGCGGGGCATCTGCCGAACGCCTCGACCTTCTGCGGCAAGTGCGAGAGCGTCTGCCCCATGCGCATCCCCCTGCCCCGCATGATGCGGCACTGGCGCGAGCGCGAGTACCAGAACAAGATGGCGCCGCAGGCCTACCGGTACGGGCTGGGCCTGTGGGCCTGGTTCGCCAAGCGGCCCAAGCTGTACCGCCTGGGGGCCAACATGATGATGGGCGCGCTGGGCACCCTCGGCCGCCGCAAGGGCCGCTTCCGGTCGCTGCCGCTGGCCCGGGGCTGGACCGACTGGCGCGACATGCCGGCACCCGAGGGCAAGACCTTCCAGCAGCTCTGGGCGCAGCGCCAGGCCCGCCAGGGCCAGCAAGGCCAAGCCTCCGGCAGGAAGGCGGCCTGA
- a CDS encoding LutC/YkgG family protein, with amino-acid sequence MSEARTQILTSIRRSLKRDGASPEMAAAVDGRLKEHRRNLVPDRTDLSASDKVDLFVSMVTEVAATVDRLPNLARVPHAVADYLASQNLPAEVKVAPDPQLDGVPWNKRPTLTVDRGRAADRDLTSVTAAFAGIAETGTLMMLSGPEHPTTLNMMPDTHIVVLRADQIVGSYEDGWDAVRRRGQDLPRTVNFITGPSRTGDIEQTIQLGAHGPRRLHILLIDGAGV; translated from the coding sequence ATGTCCGAAGCCCGCACCCAGATCCTGACCAGCATCCGCCGTTCCCTGAAGCGCGACGGCGCCAGCCCGGAGATGGCCGCCGCCGTGGACGGCCGGCTGAAGGAGCACCGGCGCAACCTGGTGCCCGACCGGACCGACCTGTCGGCGTCGGACAAGGTGGACCTGTTCGTCTCCATGGTGACCGAGGTGGCCGCCACGGTGGACCGCCTGCCGAACCTGGCGCGGGTTCCCCACGCGGTGGCCGATTACCTGGCGAGCCAGAACCTGCCGGCCGAGGTGAAGGTCGCCCCCGACCCGCAGCTCGACGGGGTTCCATGGAACAAGCGGCCGACCCTGACGGTGGACCGGGGCCGGGCGGCGGACCGCGACCTCACCAGCGTGACCGCCGCCTTCGCCGGCATCGCCGAGACCGGCACCCTGATGATGCTGTCGGGTCCCGAGCATCCCACCACGCTGAACATGATGCCGGACACCCATATCGTCGTGCTGCGGGCCGACCAGATCGTCGGCAGCTACGAGGACGGCTGGGATGCCGTGCGGCGGCGCGGGCAGGATTTGCCCCGGACCGTCAACTTCATCACCGGACCTTCCCGCACCGGCGACATCGAGCAGACCATCCAGCTCGGGGCGCACGGCCCGCGGCGACTCCACATCCTGCTGATCGACGGCGCGGGCGTCTGA
- a CDS encoding Smr/MutS family protein encodes MNRTPPRRRRTVTSDEHSLWRMAMRDTDPLPGREIPDPPAPSPAAGDLPVEIAGPAVPDGLAGRGAGLPASGHRNRLPALDPASPPGLDRRTDDRLRRGRLGIEGRIDLHGMTQSQAHAALNSFILRGWHEQRRMVLVITGKGSAGKGSGGQGAGILRQVVPRWLNESPLRPLVLAIQRAQPKDGGDGALYVLLKRRR; translated from the coding sequence ATGAACAGAACGCCCCCACGCCGCCGCCGCACCGTGACGTCCGACGAGCACAGCCTCTGGCGCATGGCGATGCGCGACACCGACCCCCTGCCCGGCCGGGAGATCCCCGATCCGCCGGCACCCTCCCCGGCGGCCGGGGACCTCCCGGTCGAGATCGCCGGCCCGGCCGTGCCGGACGGCCTGGCGGGGCGCGGTGCCGGTCTCCCGGCATCCGGCCACCGCAACCGGCTGCCCGCCCTGGACCCCGCGTCGCCGCCTGGGCTCGACCGCCGGACCGACGACCGGCTGCGCCGGGGCCGTCTCGGCATCGAGGGCCGGATCGACCTCCACGGCATGACCCAGTCCCAGGCCCACGCCGCCCTCAACTCGTTCATCCTGCGCGGCTGGCACGAGCAGCGCCGGATGGTCCTGGTCATCACCGGCAAGGGATCGGCCGGAAAGGGGTCAGGCGGCCAGGGCGCCGGCATCCTGCGCCAGGTGGTTCCGCGCTGGCTGAACGAATCGCCGCTCCGCCCGCTGGTGCTTGCGATCCAGCGCGCCCAGCCGAAGGACGGCGGCGACGGCGCGCTCTATGTCCTGCTGAAACGACGGCGTTGA
- a CDS encoding (Fe-S)-binding protein: protein MDSAIKTPRVGLFVTCLVDLFRPTVGFAAVKLLEDAGCSVEVPASQTCCGQPAYNSGARADTKEIARGVIEAFEGFDYVVAPSGSCAGMIKEHYGELFADEPDWAQRAAHLKHRTYELVSFLVDVMGLDGVDARYDGTVTYHDSCSGLRELGVKQQPRALLRSVEGLTVAELPGAEVCCGFGGTFCIKYPEISNKMVGEKIADIQRTGADTLLAGDMGCLLNMAGKLKREGAAVKVRHVAEVLAGMTGETPPIGDTRAR, encoded by the coding sequence ATGGACAGCGCGATAAAGACGCCCCGCGTGGGGCTTTTCGTCACTTGCCTGGTCGACCTGTTCCGGCCGACCGTGGGCTTCGCCGCGGTCAAGCTGCTGGAGGACGCCGGTTGCTCGGTGGAGGTGCCGGCCTCCCAGACCTGCTGCGGCCAGCCGGCCTACAACTCGGGCGCCCGAGCCGACACCAAGGAGATCGCCCGCGGCGTGATCGAGGCGTTCGAGGGCTTCGACTATGTGGTGGCCCCCAGCGGGTCGTGCGCGGGCATGATCAAGGAGCATTACGGCGAGCTGTTCGCGGACGAGCCGGACTGGGCCCAGCGCGCCGCCCACCTGAAGCACAGGACCTACGAGCTGGTCTCGTTCCTCGTCGACGTCATGGGGCTGGACGGGGTCGACGCCCGCTACGACGGCACCGTCACGTACCATGACAGCTGCTCCGGCCTGCGCGAGCTGGGGGTGAAGCAGCAGCCCCGCGCGCTGCTGCGCTCGGTCGAGGGGCTGACGGTGGCGGAACTGCCGGGAGCCGAGGTGTGTTGCGGTTTCGGCGGCACCTTCTGCATCAAGTACCCGGAAATCTCCAACAAGATGGTGGGCGAGAAGATCGCCGACATCCAGCGGACCGGGGCGGACACGCTGCTCGCCGGCGACATGGGCTGCCTGCTGAACATGGCGGGCAAGCTGAAGCGCGAGGGCGCCGCGGTGAAGGTCCGGCACGTCGCGGAGGTGCTGGCCGGCATGACCGGCGAAACGCCGCCGATCGGCGACACCCGCGCCCGGTGA
- the secB gene encoding protein-export chaperone SecB, with translation MTDQSGAGQSRPTALPIVINAQYVKDFSFENPNAPQTLLPGQPAPQVSVGVDVRSQQVGETLYEVVLEMRCEAKVGENTAFLVELSYAGLFTLQGLADEHIRPVLLIEGPRLLFPFARAIVADATRDGGYPPLMINPIDFTDLYRRQTAPQQPTTA, from the coding sequence ATGACCGACCAGTCCGGCGCCGGCCAGAGCCGCCCCACCGCCCTGCCGATCGTCATCAACGCCCAGTACGTCAAGGACTTCTCGTTCGAGAACCCCAACGCCCCGCAGACCCTGCTGCCCGGCCAGCCGGCTCCCCAGGTCTCGGTCGGCGTCGACGTCCGCAGCCAGCAGGTCGGCGAGACGCTCTACGAGGTCGTCCTGGAGATGCGCTGCGAGGCCAAGGTCGGCGAGAACACCGCGTTCCTGGTCGAACTGTCCTATGCCGGCCTGTTCACCCTCCAGGGCCTCGCCGACGAGCATATCCGGCCGGTGCTGCTCATCGAGGGTCCGCGCCTGCTGTTCCCGTTCGCCCGGGCGATCGTCGCCGACGCGACCCGCGACGGCGGCTACCCGCCGCTGATGATCAACCCGATCGACTTCACCGACCTCTACCGCCGCCAGACCGCCCCGCAGCAGCCGACGACGGCCTGA
- a CDS encoding Tim44/TimA family putative adaptor protein, translating to MGEGFYFIDILIFAMIAAFLVYRLRGVLGRRHGEERQRPNPYTPRPGQEGGDNVVTLPDRGRLPVDLPPPAPDEPYSLAAGIAQIQANDPTFDEKNFVQGARAAFEMIVTAFAQGDTPTLRPLLSDDVYDNFAAAIRNRQAAGETLETQVIGIRDSDVIEARMEGRTAFVTIKFVSDQVNITRDKAGEVIDGDPEQPLEVVDIWTFARNTRSRNPNWTLIETRVPN from the coding sequence ATGGGCGAGGGGTTTTATTTCATCGATATCCTGATTTTCGCCATGATCGCAGCCTTTCTCGTGTATCGGCTGCGCGGCGTTTTGGGCCGGCGTCACGGTGAGGAGCGCCAGCGACCCAACCCGTATACTCCGCGGCCTGGCCAGGAGGGTGGAGACAACGTCGTGACGCTGCCGGATCGCGGGCGCCTGCCCGTCGACCTGCCGCCGCCGGCTCCCGACGAGCCCTACTCGCTCGCGGCCGGCATCGCGCAGATCCAGGCCAACGATCCGACCTTCGACGAGAAGAATTTCGTCCAGGGTGCCCGCGCCGCGTTCGAGATGATCGTCACCGCCTTCGCGCAGGGCGACACGCCGACGCTTCGGCCGCTGCTGAGCGACGACGTCTACGACAATTTCGCCGCCGCGATCCGCAACCGGCAGGCCGCCGGCGAGACGCTGGAGACCCAGGTGATCGGCATCCGCGACTCGGACGTGATCGAGGCCCGCATGGAAGGCCGGACCGCCTTCGTCACGATCAAGTTCGTCAGCGACCAGGTCAACATCACGCGCGACAAGGCGGGCGAGGTGATCGACGGCGATCCCGAACAGCCGCTGGAGGTCGTGGACATCTGGACTTTCGCGCGCAACACCCGCTCGCGGAATCCGAACTGGACCCTGATCGAGACCCGCGTTCCGAACTGA
- a CDS encoding helix-turn-helix domain-containing protein, with the protein MTPFGAHIRELRAKRGVTLKQMADELEVSSAYLSALEHGKRGQPSIMLVRQICAYFQIFWDEAEALERLAEMSHPRIVVDTSGLTPKATLVANLLADRIRSLDEATIDRLLEVLNR; encoded by the coding sequence GTGACTCCCTTCGGTGCCCATATCCGCGAGCTGCGCGCCAAGCGCGGCGTCACCCTGAAGCAGATGGCCGATGAGCTGGAAGTGTCGTCGGCCTACCTCTCCGCCCTGGAACATGGCAAGCGCGGCCAGCCGTCGATCATGCTGGTCCGGCAGATCTGCGCCTATTTCCAGATCTTCTGGGACGAGGCCGAGGCGCTGGAACGGCTCGCCGAGATGAGCCACCCGCGCATCGTGGTCGATACGTCCGGCCTGACGCCCAAGGCGACCCTGGTCGCGAACCTGCTGGCCGACCGCATCCGCTCGCTCGACGAGGCGACCATCGACCGGCTTCTGGAAGTGCTGAACCGGTAG
- the mltA gene encoding murein transglycosylase A: protein MLSRFMKTGTAFAALPAAFLAFLLAACAPEAPKEAETVPPKLTLTPARFEDLPGWRTDTQADALDAFARSCGKLTVQPADRALGAAGRIADWIAPCEALARVPRGDHAAARTFFETWFLPYAAADNDKPEGLFTGYYEAELRGSALPGGRYSVPLYRKPDDLVMVDLGEFRDTLKGERIAGRVVEGRLRPYEDRAKIEGGALKGRGLEMVWVDDPVDAFFLHIQGSGRVVMEDGSTVRVGYDGQNGHPYVAIGRELIARGALTRETVSMQSIRDWLDAHPDEAADLMNRNPSFVFFRPLTGEGPVGAQGVALTPGRSLAVDRSFVPYGVPVWLDAQDPLDAGARVRRLMVAQDTGGAIRGVVRGDVFWGHGPEAELRAGKMRSPGRYHLLIPRAVAPVG, encoded by the coding sequence ATGCTTTCCCGCTTCATGAAGACCGGCACCGCGTTCGCAGCGCTGCCGGCCGCCTTCCTGGCGTTCCTCCTCGCAGCCTGCGCGCCGGAGGCGCCGAAGGAGGCCGAGACCGTCCCGCCCAAGCTGACGCTGACCCCGGCGCGGTTCGAGGATCTGCCGGGCTGGCGGACCGATACCCAGGCCGACGCGCTCGACGCCTTCGCCCGCTCTTGCGGCAAGCTGACCGTACAGCCGGCCGACCGGGCGCTGGGGGCGGCGGGCCGGATCGCGGACTGGATCGCCCCGTGCGAGGCGCTGGCGCGGGTGCCGCGCGGCGACCACGCCGCCGCCCGGACTTTCTTCGAGACCTGGTTCCTGCCCTACGCGGCGGCCGACAACGACAAGCCCGAGGGACTGTTCACCGGCTACTACGAGGCGGAACTGCGCGGCTCGGCCCTGCCGGGCGGCCGCTACTCGGTGCCGCTCTACCGCAAGCCCGACGATCTGGTGATGGTCGACCTGGGCGAGTTCCGCGATACCCTGAAGGGTGAGCGGATCGCCGGGCGGGTCGTCGAAGGCCGGCTGCGCCCCTACGAGGACCGCGCGAAGATCGAGGGCGGCGCCCTGAAGGGCCGCGGCCTGGAGATGGTCTGGGTCGACGATCCGGTGGACGCCTTCTTCCTGCATATCCAGGGATCGGGCCGGGTGGTGATGGAGGACGGCAGTACCGTCCGGGTCGGCTATGACGGCCAGAACGGCCATCCCTACGTCGCGATCGGCCGCGAGCTGATCGCCCGCGGCGCCCTGACCCGCGAGACGGTGTCTATGCAGTCGATCCGGGACTGGCTGGACGCCCATCCGGACGAGGCCGCCGACCTGATGAACCGCAATCCGTCCTTCGTCTTCTTCCGGCCGCTCACGGGCGAGGGTCCCGTGGGAGCCCAGGGCGTCGCCCTGACGCCGGGCCGCAGCCTGGCGGTGGACCGGTCGTTCGTGCCCTATGGCGTGCCGGTCTGGCTCGACGCCCAGGATCCGCTCGACGCCGGGGCGCGGGTCCGCCGCCTGATGGTGGCGCAGGACACCGGCGGTGCCATCCGGGGCGTCGTGCGCGGCGACGTGTTCTGGGGCCACGGACCCGAAGCGGAATTGCGGGCCGGCAAGATGCGGAGCCCCGGCCGCTACCATCTGCTGATTCCGCGCGCGGTGGCGCCGGTCGGCTGA
- a CDS encoding FxsA family protein, whose protein sequence is MYILLAFIILPIIEIAVFIQVGGLIGLWPTLALILLTAFAGAALLRVQGFAVARRAQESLARNELPVAEVFDGFCLVAAGVLLLTPGFVTDTLGALLFIPAFRGFLRRRLIGMLGKRGGMRVFVDGAEVNPDDPFARRTSRPPPGVIEGEFTDVTPGPPDRTDLPPPDSPPPDSRWRPPHDR, encoded by the coding sequence ATGTACATCCTACTCGCATTCATCATCCTTCCGATCATAGAAATCGCCGTGTTCATCCAGGTGGGCGGCTTGATCGGCTTGTGGCCGACCCTTGCCCTGATCCTCCTGACGGCCTTCGCCGGGGCGGCGTTGCTGCGCGTGCAAGGCTTCGCGGTCGCCCGTCGGGCCCAGGAGAGCCTGGCCCGCAACGAACTGCCGGTCGCCGAGGTGTTCGACGGTTTCTGCCTGGTCGCCGCGGGAGTGCTCCTGCTGACGCCGGGCTTCGTGACGGATACGCTCGGCGCCCTGCTTTTCATCCCGGCCTTCCGGGGTTTTCTCCGCCGCCGCCTGATCGGCATGCTGGGCAAGCGCGGCGGCATGCGCGTGTTCGTCGACGGAGCGGAGGTGAATCCCGACGATCCCTTTGCCCGCAGGACCAGCAGGCCGCCGCCCGGCGTGATCGAGGGGGAGTTCACCGATGTCACGCCCGGTCCCCCGGACCGGACCGACCTTCCGCCGCCCGACAGCCCCCCGCCCGACAGCCGGTGGCGCCCTCCCCATGACCGGTAA